The following nucleotide sequence is from Sander lucioperca isolate FBNREF2018 chromosome 19, SLUC_FBN_1.2, whole genome shotgun sequence.
TATAATTCAGAGGTAGAATTAAAGACATACATCAAACCTCTGAAGTTTTCCTTCCGCTCTTAATGGGGAGCGTTTACAAACATGGTTTAATTTGTATAAGTAACAGCCTCTAGAGGAGGCAATGTGTTATATTTTATAACAGTAGTAAATTACATTTGGGGTGCACTCACTGTGATCAAGGCTTAAAGACATGGGTGTGCGAGCATACAGAAGATATAAACACACactatgtgagagagagagaaagagagagagagagagatatttaaACACACCCAGAGGTCAGCTGGAAGACTTAGCCATTGCACtgcccacacactcccacatgcTCAACATCATTAGAAACAAAAGGACACGACTGAAACAATGCTGCAATCTGTGCTGCAACCTACACCAAGTGAGACAGATCCGCCCGAGTAAGAATTCACCGCAAGAATCTCAAAACACATCAAAGAAGAGTGCTTTGAATTCTTGCAATTCTGCAACATTTCTTGTTTTAATCACGGGCTTTTTTGGACTAAGCTCATCATTAAGTTTCTTATACTCATTTACCTTGAGATCATGTGCCTCACAGATCAAAATCAGTATAACCAGAATATATTAACATCATGGTTTGCTTTGACAGACTGGGATCTATTAAGTAAATTGGTTCTTTAATGACCAGCATCTGTTCAGCTTTGAGAATGTGTTATGTGTCTTACGCCACCCTGTGGGCTGGACGATATACAAACAATGGAGAGATCAAGGAGACATCATAAGAAAGTAGTGCAGATAAAAGACTGAATTATAAAGTTTTATTTcagcctttgacacagtgaataatgtatcattttACATACAATTTTAGTGaaatgtaaacaataaaaaacaatttttacCACCTCCTAATCACACATTTTGAACCTTGTGAAGTCCAAGCTCACTGTCAGTTAAAGAGACCAATTGTCGGTGTTTAAGAGCTTCAGGCCCTGCACATGTCACATCCTCCAAAAATATGACATTTTGAGGATGGACAGCGAGCCACCTCCACAGATACTCTATCCTCTCATCGCACACCCAGGGGTTACCTGTTAAGGTCATCTGGAAAGAGGATTTTCTCTCATTCAGCAGCTCTGAGGGGAAATGCTGCAGCTGATTCTGATTGAGCATCAGAAGATCAAGATGCTGGAGACCCTGGAGGAGGGTCGCCGGCAGCTCTTGGAGCTGATTCTCATGCAAAAACAGTTGGGACAGTTTTGGGTTGTGGGTGAACATTGTAGGTTTCAGGGAGCGTAATTTGTTTCCAGCAACATTCAGTGTCTCCAGGCAGTGCAGGTTCTTCAGTGCGTCAGGTTGTAGATCTTGCAGATTGTTGTCACTCAAGTCTAGATTCTCCAGATTGGGCAGCTTCTGAAGCAGAGCGGCGGATACACCAGTTAAACGGTTTCCAGACAAGTCCAGCCAGATCACGCTACTGTTGCCAGGAAACCACTTAGCATCAGCCTTTTCAATCAGATTATTTTTCAGCACAAGACTACGAAGTGAGGCATGGTTGAAGACATTTGGAGGAAGATGAACCAGCTGATTTCCTGTCACATCCAACATGTTCATGTGAGGAACTTCCTTCAGTAGATCTGAAGGAAGGCTTGTCAGGTTGTTGTGATACAGCTGGAGGTTGTTTAAAAGAGGCACAGCACTCAAATGACTGGCTGTGATACTGCTAAGTGTGGtggattggacagatagtcgaGTGGTGTTGGAGGGTAAACCATCTACAGGGAAATGTGTGAGGGAGCTTTGGCTGCACACCACCTCTGCACCTGAAGGTGGAAAGGAACAGGAGCACAGAGCTGGGCAAGAGTGGGCACATTCAGCCAGTGCAGTGAAAGTCAGGAGCATCCACAAGTTCATCTTTAAAGCACTGCACAAAGGAAACATACACATTACAAGAGACAGATTTATACAAGATATCAAGAAATGTAATAATCCAAGTACAAATGATCAGGTATTTACAAGTAATATCACTGCATTGTCAAAATCTGATCATAAAATACATAATCTTACCTGAAAGGCACCGCAGAATTCTTTACTGTTTTTGATCCCGGACTTGGTTTGAGTGTATTTATCCCCAGCAATGAGTCAGGACAAAATGTTGCAAGAGGCAAACAAAACTAAGCAAACAATACAGCTCATCAACCGGTGAGTGCTTTATTCCTGTTCTTTCCATAAGTACAGATGTTACCAAACACAGatcaatattttcttttttcattcctGTAAGAACATTTTTATGCAATGGTTTAATAAGTTATTTTAAGTTATTTGTAAATATTGGATGTGTgcaaaacattattttataaaACTAAATGAATTAGGTATTTGATTGAATTTCATCATTTGATCCATTTTCATAATCGCATATTCTTGGTGTTTGGATAATTGAAGGAATAGATTAACATTTATGGAAATAAGCTTTTTCGCTTTCTTGCtcagttagatgagaagattgataccactctcttGTCTGTTGAttcaatatgaagctacagccagcagctcaTTAGCATAGCAAAAAGACTGGAAAGCAGCTAAAGCTCATCAATTAACACATTCTATGGTGTTTGTTTAattcaaacaaaaatacaagCTTTGGTTTTACAAGGTCTTATGtagtgctggtaggtggatttatTACCTTTGGACACAACCGGGCTAGCCGTGTCTTTGTGCATTTTATCTACAATTAAGACAGAAAAGACAGACATTCTTGAATGTTCTCTTTACTCGTATCACATTTTATTGTACATTCAAATTACACTGACAAAAGAGAATGTTTCAGTGATTGAAGAGTAAGACAGGCTGATCAGATAATAACCAGTATGAGGATGGAAAATGTTAAGACTGAAGGTTTAGTTCACTTTCTGTCAGTGACATTACTGAGCGCCCCACCAGAGACTGCGGTCTGGCACATATGATGGTCTCTGGCAGGAAGACTTTCTTCTTGTTCCTTTGAAGCCACCTCCAGAGGTACTCCACCTTCCCATCACACAGCCAGGGGTTGGCGGCCAGGTCCAGCCCCTCCTCGTCCAGGGAGCTCAGAGGGTCCAGCAGACCTGCAGGGATGTGGCTCAGCTGGTTGTCATCCAGACTCAGGTGTTTGAGCTGAGCAAGCTCCTGAAAAAGGTTTTGGGGGAGTTTGTTGAGCTTATTCCGAGAGAGGAACAGATGGGTGAGGTTTCGATTGCTCTTAAGTATAGATTCATCCAGGGTGTCGAGCTTGTTGTTTTGCAGGTTTAGCCTCTCAAGTTTGGTCAGCGGGTGCAGGGAATTTGCAGAGATCTTCTGCAGACGGTTGTTGGCAAGGTCCAGATTCTCCAGGTGGGGCAGCTTCTGAAGCAGAGCAGCCGGGACCTTGGTTAAACTGTTCCCAGATAAGTCGAACCAGGTGATGTTGCTGTTATCAGGGAGCCACTCAGCATCGGCGTTTTCAATCAGATTATTCTTCAGCACCAAGTTGCGCAGTGGGGCGTTGATGAAGACATCTGCAGGCAGGTCAGAAAGTTTGTTTCCTGTGAAATCCAAAGTGTTGAGATGAGGAACGCCTCTGAGAAGATGAGAGGAAAGGCTCTGCAGGTGGTTGCTGTACATGTGGAGTCCTTTTAGCAAAGGCGTGGCGTTCAGGTGCTCTTCGGAGATGGAGGTAATGTTCGTGAACTGGATGGTCAGTAGGGAGGTGTTAATCGGGAGACCCTCGGAGGGGTACTCTGTCAGGGGAACCTCATTGCAGACCACCTCAGCTTTTCTGTGGTAGCACTGGCAAAGTGGTGGGCAAGACAGACTGCCATGGCAGAAATATGCCAACCAGAAGAAAGGAAGGACACACCAGGACTTCATTACTAGAAGAAGAATACACAGATAGTTTAAGATGAGGAGGAAAATACCCCACTGCAAAACATCACAAATCATTTTCAGTTAATGCACAACATgttcagtaaaaaaataaaacttatgtTCATAGACATGATGTTCAATAACATGAGTAACAAAATGAAACTTACTGTTGTTTTCTAGATGGATGAGTAGCAGCCAGATCGCTCCTTATATCAGATTCAGCAGTGGTCACACACATTTGGCGAGCAGAAACCCCCAATCTAATCATTTCTCTTTGAGTAAACAAGGACACAGTCACTACACAGTCATTCGTCAAGGACAGACAGTTGCAACAGACTGTGAGACTCTACTAACCTGCACGGAAAGTACAAAACCTGGAAATTTAGTTCATGTGGGTTTATTGGAAAACATTTTATAGTTCTGCTAAAAACTCTTGAATGTGAAATATGACGTTGAAGTCTGTGTTAATGTGACCATACGCAGTTTAGGATTTTGATGGTTTGCCACTGAGTGGAAAAACTAAGATCgatgtttacaatatttttgtACTTTGGATTTTTTAGATatgtgggaggaggaggagagagggggggggagagcaTGCAAGAAAGAGGTAAAAATGCACGGTCATCAATTTGAAATAAGGTAGATTATATGTTTTTTTGCTGGAAATTAAACGTTGCCATccaataatatatttatatatatatatataattaatgtTGATTCTTGATGAGGAGGAGAAGGCTGCGTGCCACCTGATGTTGCAGCTGTCAATACAGCAGATTTCAAGGTTATTCAACCAGAACATACAGTCACACAGCTGATAAACAGAATGGATCAGACCTGCAGTATGAAGTACGAATTTAGCAGATGGGCAACTTGATGAACCATTACATTATGTATGATGAGTGCCAGTTGGCTTTAGGCTGTTCTGAAAGATTTATTTCAGTCAAGCCCACTCACTCCACATGCACTTGCAAGATAGAGACAGACCTATTCTGGTATAGTTCAAATAGTCTCCTCAAATAAACTGTGGTCAGATATAACATCTCCAAAGGATCGTTACAATATTCCTATGGCATTTCTGTGTTTATAATGTCAAGGGCTCTACATTGATCTCGTTATTTTGTAACAGCACACTACATATCATTTTCgaacattttttaagattattttttggccatttttggcCTCCATTTTGATAGAACAGCTGAAAaaatgaaaggggggagagagggggaaatgacatgcagcaaagggccgcaggtcggagtcgaacgcGGGcctgctgcgttgaggagttgaggtttctactagaacatgtttacatgctttcattttcaataaaaacatttttttcatacaCACAGTTTTAGCTCTCTTTAAGGCCCACCCcccaaaaagcccagtctgctctgattggtcagtgtttctgGGTCTTCTGCATCTAAGCTCTGGGAGTCTTTGCACCGTCCTTTTGCAGCCGGTAACTGAGTGGGATAACACTTTAGCGGCACGTTCTAcctaaatatattaaagttgTGACATCTAAACTGTATGGAAATCCTGACgactcgtttaaaggcacagtttctaaaTTCAGACTgtctgcatttctctgtggattgagaattacgatactttcacagtatttatatagtacCTTGACTGgctttataattaaaaaaagacgcagaaatctcactttttacaatacagTATGGGACctttcagattattattatctcATTGATACCTCATTAATAATTGAGGTACAggtcaacaaaaataaataaacatgatttAACATGTTTATTAGTGCGCTTTAGAGGTGCTAGACGGCAGACAGAGTCAGGCTAGCAGTTTCCCtcagtttccagtctttatgctatgctaagctaagcagctgctgcttcatcacataaaattattatataaaagttgtatcaatcttctcacctAGTAACTCTCgccaagaaaacaaaaatgtatttcccaaaatgtgggactattttttttaaacaatgattAAACTCAAAcactgagttcattgataccacACTAATAATTCAAGTACAGTGCAACATGGAAACATGTAGGTAGAGAAACCAAATCCAAACCCCAGTCTTTCTCAATTCTTCCtgtgaaaaataacaaaactcATTGAActtgacttttttatatattgagACCAATCCTACATGTTGAATTTcaaaacatgaatgttgaaacaataaatgaaatataaaatacttattttcatGGTTACATA
It contains:
- the LOC116066456 gene encoding leucine-rich alpha-2-glycoprotein-like, whose translation is MKSWCVLPFFWLAYFCHGSLSCPPLCQCYHRKAEVVCNEVPLTEYPSEGLPINTSLLTIQFTNITSISEEHLNATPLLKGLHMYSNHLQSLSSHLLRGVPHLNTLDFTGNKLSDLPADVFINAPLRNLVLKNNLIENADAEWLPDNSNITWFDLSGNSLTKVPAALLQKLPHLENLDLANNRLQKISANSLHPLTKLERLNLQNNKLDTLDESILKSNRNLTHLFLSRNKLNKLPQNLFQELAQLKHLSLDDNQLSHIPAGLLDPLSSLDEEGLDLAANPWLCDGKVEYLWRWLQRNKKKVFLPETIICARPQSLVGRSVMSLTESELNLQS
- the LOC116066134 gene encoding leucine-rich alpha-2-glycoprotein-like, producing MHALKMNLWMLLTFTALAECAHSCPALCSCSFPPSGAEVVCSQSSLTHFPVDGLPSNTTRLSVQSTTLSSITASHLSAVPLLNNLQLYHNNLTSLPSDLLKEVPHMNMLDVTGNQLVHLPPNVFNHASLRSLVLKNNLIEKADAKWFPGNSSVIWLDLSGNRLTGVSAALLQKLPNLENLDLSDNNLQDLQPDALKNLHCLETLNVAGNKLRSLKPTMFTHNPKLSQLFLHENQLQELPATLLQGLQHLDLLMLNQNQLQHFPSELLNERKSSFQMTLTGNPWVCDERIEYLWRWLAVHPQNVIFLEDVTCAGPEALKHRQLVSLTDSELGLHKVQNV